One Deinococcus sp. LM3 genomic region harbors:
- a CDS encoding RtcB family protein translates to MNGKHLVKLGLEKKAIALAQTAATTRETAGLSRDDILSELRAVQATPAAYATGGVYAPLAAELLAQQAVRDARRGSDLRPAPLPYPTWGADLIDLGAHRQMDIAMRLPVSRAGALMPDAHVGYGLPIGGVLATENAVIPYGVGVDIGCSMMLSILPIQPGALRTEEATTLLLKHTRFGAGVAFEKRDRQDHEVLHESAWDDQPILQHLYDKAATQIGTSGSGNHFAEFGTLTLPHADLGLAAGQYLALLTHSGSRGFGAQVAGHFTGLAERHHPTLAPEAKKLAWLPLDHEDGQAYWQAMNLAGRYALANHHLIHARLARALNVTPLTQISNSHNLAWKQNVNGQNLIVHRKGATPAAPGQLGLIPGSMADPGYVVRGLGHEGALQSASHGAGRQLGRKAAIGALAKKDVQAYLTGRGVTLIGGGIDEAPQAYKRIEDVIARQEDLVNVVASFQPRVVRMDTGSEDI, encoded by the coding sequence ATGAACGGCAAACACCTCGTGAAACTCGGCCTGGAAAAGAAAGCCATCGCCCTCGCCCAGACCGCCGCCACCACCCGCGAAACCGCCGGACTGAGCCGCGACGACATCCTGAGCGAACTGCGCGCCGTGCAGGCCACCCCCGCCGCGTACGCCACGGGCGGCGTGTACGCCCCGCTGGCCGCCGAACTCCTGGCGCAGCAGGCTGTCCGTGACGCCCGCCGGGGCAGCGACCTGCGCCCCGCACCCCTCCCCTACCCCACCTGGGGCGCGGACCTGATCGACCTCGGCGCGCACCGCCAGATGGACATCGCCATGCGCCTCCCGGTCAGCCGCGCCGGTGCCCTGATGCCCGACGCGCACGTCGGCTACGGCCTCCCCATCGGCGGGGTGCTGGCCACCGAGAACGCCGTCATTCCCTACGGCGTCGGCGTGGACATCGGCTGCTCCATGATGCTGTCCATCCTGCCCATCCAGCCGGGCGCGCTGCGGACCGAGGAAGCCACCACCCTGCTGCTCAAGCACACCCGCTTCGGCGCGGGCGTCGCCTTCGAGAAACGCGACCGCCAGGACCACGAAGTCCTCCACGAAAGCGCCTGGGACGACCAGCCCATCCTCCAGCACCTGTACGACAAGGCCGCCACGCAGATCGGCACCAGCGGCAGCGGCAACCACTTCGCCGAATTCGGCACCCTCACCCTCCCCCACGCCGACCTCGGCCTCGCCGCCGGACAGTACCTCGCGCTACTCACCCACAGCGGCAGCCGAGGCTTCGGCGCGCAGGTCGCCGGACACTTCACTGGCCTCGCCGAACGTCACCACCCCACCCTCGCCCCCGAAGCCAAGAAACTCGCGTGGCTCCCCCTCGACCACGAAGACGGACAGGCGTACTGGCAGGCCATGAACCTCGCCGGCCGCTACGCCCTCGCCAACCACCACCTCATCCACGCCCGCCTCGCCCGCGCCCTGAACGTCACCCCCCTCACGCAAATCAGCAACAGCCACAACCTCGCCTGGAAACAAAACGTGAACGGCCAGAACCTCATCGTCCACCGTAAAGGCGCCACCCCCGCTGCCCCCGGACAACTCGGCCTGATCCCCGGTAGCATGGCCGACCCCGGCTACGTGGTCCGCGGCCTCGGCCACGAAGGCGCCCTGCAAAGCGCCAGCCACGGCGCCGGCCGCCAGCTCGGACGCAAAGCTGCCATCGGCGCCCTCGCCAAGAAAGACGTCCAGGCGTACCTCACCGGGCGCGGCGTCACCCTCATCGGCGGCGGCATCGACGAAGCCCCCCAGGCCTACAAACGCATCGAGGACGTCATCGCCCGGCAGGAAGACCTCGTGAACGTCGTGGCCAGCTTCCAGCCCCGCGTTGTCCGGATGGATACCGGGAGTGAGGACATCTAG
- a CDS encoding CapA family protein, translated as MRIAICALLAGLLLTSGGREAPPAGPPSGPVTLALAGDLSLARGVAQANAADWPGTLRAVAPPLRADLVAANLESPLTDAPRRTPGIDLRAPPGAAAALWPLTHLGVLNNHSRDAGPAGEVQSQGTLRRAGLTPVTSTQVVHVVRGQRIALLAWLDDRAAPLPLSAVRAAARQADTVIVLAHWGEEYGLTTARQRTQARALVAAGATVIAGSGPHVLQGHEVLTGPRGAALVLYSLGNLLFDQPFPAAQLGAVVRVPLPDVARACAAPTRTRAGRVTPATGAQRTQALTRLGLPACPEVR; from the coding sequence GTGAGGATCGCCATCTGCGCCCTGCTGGCGGGTCTGCTGCTCACGTCGGGCGGGCGGGAGGCACCGCCAGCTGGGCCGCCGTCCGGGCCGGTCACGCTGGCCCTGGCCGGTGACCTGAGCCTCGCGCGCGGCGTGGCGCAGGCGAACGCCGCCGACTGGCCCGGCACGCTGCGGGCGGTCGCGCCGCCCCTGCGCGCCGATCTGGTGGCCGCGAACCTGGAATCCCCCCTGACGGACGCGCCGCGCAGGACGCCGGGCATCGACCTGCGCGCCCCGCCCGGCGCGGCAGCCGCCCTGTGGCCCCTCACGCATCTGGGCGTGCTGAACAACCACAGCCGGGACGCCGGACCGGCCGGGGAGGTGCAGTCGCAGGGCACGCTCCGCCGCGCCGGGCTGACTCCCGTCACCTCCACCCAGGTCGTCCACGTGGTGCGGGGGCAGCGGATCGCGCTGCTGGCGTGGCTGGACGACCGCGCCGCCCCCCTGCCGCTGTCAGCGGTACGCGCGGCGGCGCGGCAGGCGGACACCGTGATCGTCCTGGCCCACTGGGGCGAGGAGTACGGCCTGACCACCGCCCGGCAGCGGACGCAGGCGCGGGCGCTGGTGGCGGCAGGTGCGACCGTGATCGCCGGGAGCGGCCCGCACGTCCTCCAGGGCCACGAGGTCCTGACCGGACCACGCGGGGCGGCGCTGGTGCTGTACAGCCTGGGCAACCTGCTGTTCGACCAGCCGTTCCCGGCGGCGCAGCTCGGCGCGGTGGTGCGCGTGCCGCTGCCGGACGTAGCCCGCGCCTGCGCGGCCCCCACCCGCACCCGCGCGGGCCGCGTGACCCCCGCCACCGGGGCGCAGCGGACACAGGCGCTGACCCGGCTGGGCCTCCCCGCCTGCCCGGAGGTCCGGTGA